The following proteins come from a genomic window of Pseudomonas sp. MAG733B:
- a CDS encoding 2-hydroxyacid dehydrogenase, producing the protein MPATVLVLVETINDYLPILEHQGFHLILAPTPAERAEAISRHSGQIDAVLTRGPLGLYGNEIAALPNLKIICVIGAGYEMVDLQTAADRGITVTNGAGVNASSVADHAMALLLSLVRDIPRCDAAVRRGEWPKIMRPSLAGKRLGILGLGAVGMAIAKRAAAGFDMSVCYHNRQHRSDVPYEFCSTPTELARASDFLVIATPGGLGTKHLINRQVLDALGPKGFLVNIARASVVVTADLITALEQRRIAGAALDVFDDEPQVPDALKSLPNAVLTPHVAGLSPEATQGTVELVGRNLVAFFSGQPVLTPIELPKGVSSAVV; encoded by the coding sequence ATGCCCGCGACCGTTCTGGTACTGGTTGAAACCATCAATGATTACCTGCCTATCCTCGAACATCAGGGGTTCCATCTGATTCTGGCCCCGACGCCCGCCGAGCGTGCCGAAGCCATCAGCCGCCACAGCGGCCAGATCGACGCAGTCCTGACCCGCGGCCCGCTGGGCCTGTATGGCAATGAAATTGCCGCCCTGCCCAACCTGAAGATCATCTGCGTGATCGGCGCCGGCTACGAAATGGTCGACCTGCAAACCGCCGCCGACCGGGGCATTACCGTCACCAATGGCGCCGGGGTCAATGCCTCGTCCGTCGCCGACCACGCCATGGCCTTGCTGCTGTCGCTGGTGCGGGATATTCCTCGCTGCGACGCCGCTGTGCGCCGGGGCGAGTGGCCGAAAATCATGCGCCCGTCCCTCGCGGGAAAACGCCTGGGCATTCTCGGCCTCGGTGCCGTCGGCATGGCCATCGCCAAGCGCGCGGCCGCAGGTTTCGACATGAGCGTGTGCTACCACAATCGCCAGCATCGCAGCGACGTGCCCTACGAGTTCTGCTCGACCCCCACCGAACTGGCGCGCGCCTCGGACTTCCTGGTCATCGCCACTCCCGGCGGCCTCGGCACCAAACACCTGATCAACCGCCAGGTACTCGACGCGCTCGGCCCCAAGGGTTTTCTCGTCAACATCGCCCGCGCCAGTGTGGTGGTCACCGCCGACCTGATCACCGCGCTTGAGCAACGGCGTATCGCCGGTGCCGCACTCGATGTATTCGATGACGAACCTCAGGTGCCGGACGCGCTGAAATCCCTGCCCAACGCGGTCCTGACCCCGCATGTCGCCGGATTGTCACCGGAAGCCACCCAAGGCACCGTCGAGTTGGTGGGCCGCAACCTCGTGGCGTTCTTTTCCGGCCAACCCGTACTGACCCCCATCGAGTTGCCGAAGGGCGTCAGCAGCGCGGTTGTGTAG
- a CDS encoding phosphotransferase family protein produces the protein MALTDQSTHIRSGEELDASLIDPYLKAHIPGLSGMPQISQFPGGASNLTYLLEYPEQEFVLRRPPFGHKAKSAHDMGREFRILNQLRDGFPYCPKAYVHCTDESVIGAEFYVMERVNGIILRSELPAELGLDSAKTEALCKSFIDKFVELHRVDYNAYGLGDLGKPEGYVARQIKGWSDRYEKALTPDAPQWDVVKAWLNDKMPADHPTSSIVHNDYRFDNVILDPNNPMQIIGVLDWELTTLGDPLMDLGNTLAYWIEAGDPAPVQLMRRQPSHAPGMLTRREFVDYYAQRSGIQIDNFDFYYTYGLFRLAGIVQQIYYRFYHGQTQDKRFAQFIHMNKLLEQMSLQVIQKSSL, from the coding sequence ATGGCGCTTACTGACCAGTCCACCCATATCCGCTCCGGCGAAGAACTCGATGCCAGCCTGATCGATCCTTACCTCAAGGCGCACATTCCAGGGCTCAGCGGAATGCCGCAGATCAGCCAATTCCCGGGCGGCGCCTCCAACCTTACCTATTTGCTCGAGTACCCCGAACAGGAGTTCGTCCTGCGTCGGCCGCCCTTCGGTCACAAGGCCAAGTCCGCCCATGACATGGGGCGCGAATTCCGCATCCTCAATCAATTGCGCGACGGCTTTCCGTATTGCCCGAAAGCCTACGTGCACTGCACCGACGAATCGGTGATCGGTGCCGAGTTCTATGTGATGGAGCGGGTCAACGGCATCATCCTGCGTTCGGAATTGCCAGCGGAACTGGGCCTGGATTCAGCGAAAACCGAAGCCCTGTGCAAGAGCTTCATCGACAAGTTCGTCGAACTGCACCGGGTCGACTACAACGCCTATGGCCTGGGCGACCTTGGCAAACCGGAAGGTTATGTGGCGCGGCAGATCAAAGGCTGGAGCGATCGCTACGAGAAAGCCCTGACACCCGACGCGCCGCAGTGGGACGTGGTCAAAGCCTGGCTCAACGACAAGATGCCGGCTGATCACCCGACCTCCAGCATCGTGCATAACGACTATCGCTTCGACAACGTGATCCTCGACCCGAACAACCCAATGCAGATCATCGGCGTGCTCGACTGGGAACTCACGACCCTCGGCGATCCGCTGATGGACCTGGGCAACACCCTCGCCTACTGGATCGAAGCCGGCGACCCGGCGCCAGTGCAACTGATGCGCCGCCAGCCGAGCCACGCACCGGGCATGCTCACCCGCCGCGAGTTCGTCGATTACTACGCTCAACGTTCCGGCATCCAGATCGACAACTTCGATTTCTACTACACCTACGGCCTGTTCCGTCTGGCCGGCATCGTGCAGCAGATCTACTACCGCTTCTACCATGGTCAGACCCAGGACAAACGCTTCGCGCAGTTCATTCACATGAACAAACTGCTGGAGCAGATGAGCCTGCAGGTCATCCAGAAATCCAGCCTCTGA
- a CDS encoding Zn-dependent hydrolase gives MNAAVDVLQSTHQHINRDRLWQSLMELAKLGATVKGGVCRLALTDLDRQARDIFVNWCEEAGCTVSIDAVGNIFARRPGRNPNLPPVMTGSHIDTQPTGGKFDGCFGVLAGVEVLRTLNDLNIETEAPLEVVVWTNEEGSRFAPCMMGSGVFAEKFTLEETLAKVDAEGVTVGEALNAIGYAGPRKVSGHAVGAYFEAHIEQGPILEDERKTIGVVMGALGQKWFDLKLRGVEAHAGPTPMHLRKDALVGAAVIVGAVNRAALGHQPHACGTVGCLQAYPGSRNVIPGEVRMTLDFRHLEPARLDSMIAEVREVIETTCEEHGLTFELTPTADFPPLYFDKGCVEAVRGAAQGLGLSHMDIVSGAGHDAIFLAELGPAGMIFVPCEGGISHNEIENAAPDDLAAGCAVLLRAMLAASAAVAKGELAA, from the coding sequence ATGAACGCGGCCGTAGACGTTCTGCAGTCCACCCATCAGCACATCAATCGCGATCGCTTGTGGCAGTCGCTCATGGAACTGGCCAAGCTCGGCGCCACGGTCAAGGGCGGCGTCTGTCGCCTGGCCCTGACCGATCTCGACCGCCAGGCGCGGGACATCTTCGTCAACTGGTGTGAGGAGGCCGGATGCACCGTCAGCATCGACGCCGTGGGCAACATTTTCGCCCGCCGTCCTGGCCGCAATCCGAACCTGCCACCGGTCATGACCGGCAGCCACATCGACACCCAACCCACGGGCGGCAAGTTCGATGGCTGTTTCGGCGTGCTCGCTGGCGTCGAAGTGCTGCGCACGCTCAATGACCTGAACATCGAAACCGAAGCACCGCTGGAAGTGGTGGTGTGGACAAACGAAGAAGGCTCGCGATTCGCTCCGTGCATGATGGGTTCCGGCGTGTTCGCGGAAAAATTCACCCTTGAAGAAACCCTGGCCAAGGTCGACGCCGAGGGTGTGACCGTCGGTGAAGCGCTCAACGCCATCGGTTACGCCGGGCCACGCAAAGTCAGCGGCCACGCCGTGGGCGCCTACTTCGAAGCCCACATCGAACAAGGCCCGATCCTCGAAGACGAACGCAAAACCATCGGCGTGGTGATGGGCGCACTCGGGCAGAAATGGTTCGACCTGAAACTGCGCGGCGTCGAAGCCCATGCCGGCCCGACGCCGATGCACCTGCGCAAAGATGCATTGGTCGGCGCCGCCGTGATCGTCGGCGCGGTCAATCGCGCCGCTCTCGGTCATCAACCGCACGCCTGCGGCACCGTCGGTTGCCTGCAAGCGTACCCTGGCTCACGCAACGTCATACCCGGCGAAGTGCGCATGACCCTCGATTTCCGTCACCTGGAACCGGCGCGCCTGGATTCGATGATCGCCGAAGTGCGCGAAGTCATCGAAACCACCTGCGAAGAACACGGCCTGACCTTCGAACTCACGCCAACCGCCGACTTCCCGCCGTTGTACTTCGACAAAGGCTGCGTCGAAGCGGTACGCGGTGCCGCGCAGGGACTGGGTCTATCGCATATGGACATCGTCAGCGGAGCGGGGCACGACGCAATCTTCCTCGCCGAACTCGGGCCGGCCGGGATGATCTTCGTCCCCTGCGAAGGCGGCATCAGCCACAACGAAATCGAAAACGCCGCGCCGGATGATCTGGCGGCGGGGTGTGCGGTGTTGTTGCGGGCGATGCTCGCCGCATCAGCCGCTGTCGCAAAAGGAGAACTGGCTGCCTGA
- a CDS encoding helix-turn-helix transcriptional regulator, with amino-acid sequence MSQDVLTTETNRRQLQQIIAGLSDGVIVLDPDQSILWANDAALAMHGVEQVSDLGADAKAYAKRFALRYRNNHVVPADSYPVNRVARGETFSDVLVQVTSLAGEDERTWFHRVRSLVLADSRDEPESLVLIMDDVTDWASAEQRFEKTFAANPAPAVICRLSDLRYIKVNPGFLEMTGYARDQVIGTSTYELDVLEQAENKDLAKQRLREGATIPQMQAELRMADGGSKQVIVAGQPLELNDEACMLFSFVDMEPRHKAEMALRQSEERFAKAFRLSPVPILVCGAGDQLVLDVNEAFLDTLGYPSEEVLGESIAQIDFIDDKGARTRLFAALEKTGSLDRIDVRVRKKDAGLIDCAVSADTVNIQDNPCYLLVLMDITERKRTELELVSAIEEVMKDASWFSRTLIEKLANVKNVNSPQLPSVSFTDLTARERDVLGLICEGLADKEIAARLKLAPNTVRNHVATVYSKLDVHSRSEAIVWARERGLFSGTGRSKGQR; translated from the coding sequence ATGAGCCAGGACGTCCTGACCACCGAAACCAATCGCCGCCAGTTGCAGCAGATCATCGCCGGTCTGTCCGACGGGGTGATTGTGCTCGACCCCGACCAGAGCATTCTCTGGGCCAATGACGCGGCGCTGGCCATGCACGGCGTCGAGCAGGTCAGCGATCTGGGCGCAGATGCCAAGGCCTATGCCAAGCGCTTTGCCCTGCGCTATCGCAATAATCATGTGGTGCCAGCCGATAGCTATCCCGTCAATCGAGTCGCGCGGGGCGAGACCTTCAGTGACGTGTTGGTGCAGGTCACCTCCTTGGCAGGTGAAGACGAGCGCACCTGGTTCCATCGGGTGCGCAGCCTGGTGTTGGCCGACAGCCGAGATGAGCCGGAATCCCTGGTGCTGATCATGGACGACGTCACCGATTGGGCCAGCGCCGAGCAGCGTTTCGAGAAAACCTTCGCCGCCAATCCGGCGCCGGCGGTGATCTGTCGCCTCAGTGATTTGCGCTACATCAAGGTCAATCCCGGCTTCCTGGAAATGACCGGTTATGCCCGCGATCAGGTGATCGGCACGTCCACCTATGAACTGGACGTGCTGGAACAGGCCGAAAACAAGGACCTGGCCAAGCAACGCTTGCGCGAGGGCGCGACCATCCCGCAGATGCAGGCCGAGTTACGCATGGCCGACGGTGGTAGCAAGCAGGTGATCGTTGCCGGTCAGCCGCTGGAACTCAACGACGAGGCTTGCATGCTGTTTTCCTTCGTCGACATGGAACCCCGGCACAAGGCCGAAATGGCTTTGCGCCAAAGCGAGGAACGCTTTGCCAAGGCGTTCCGCCTGTCGCCTGTGCCGATTCTGGTTTGCGGGGCGGGCGATCAGTTGGTGCTGGATGTCAATGAAGCGTTCCTCGATACCCTCGGTTATCCCAGCGAAGAGGTCCTCGGCGAAAGCATCGCGCAGATCGATTTTATCGATGACAAAGGTGCCAGAACCCGGCTGTTCGCGGCGCTCGAGAAGACCGGAAGCCTGGATCGCATCGATGTGCGGGTGCGCAAAAAGGACGCAGGGTTGATCGATTGCGCCGTGTCGGCGGACACGGTGAATATTCAGGATAATCCCTGCTACCTACTGGTGTTGATGGACATCACCGAGCGCAAGCGAACCGAGCTGGAACTGGTGTCGGCAATTGAAGAGGTGATGAAAGACGCCTCGTGGTTCAGTCGCACGCTGATCGAAAAGCTCGCCAACGTGAAAAACGTCAATTCACCGCAATTGCCCAGCGTGTCTTTCACCGATTTGACGGCCCGGGAGCGCGATGTACTGGGCCTGATCTGCGAAGGCCTGGCCGACAAGGAAATCGCCGCACGGCTCAAACTGGCTCCGAACACAGTTCGCAATCACGTGGCGACGGTGTATTCCAAGCTCGATGTGCACAGCCGCAGCGAGGCGATTGTCTGGGCGCGGGAGCGCGGTCTGTTTTCCGGCACAGGGCGATCCAAGGGCCAGCGGTAA
- a CDS encoding DUF1652 domain-containing protein, protein MMTLAQLRMLIESSFSPRACDCSITGDHSLTVKLYHPVSGQVDLVVSGLNMAKLQSADAAAALIEELRYELESNTLHRPDPVM, encoded by the coding sequence ATGATGACGCTGGCACAGCTGCGAATGCTGATCGAAAGCAGTTTTTCACCTCGAGCCTGTGACTGCAGCATCACCGGCGATCATTCGTTGACCGTGAAGCTCTACCACCCGGTGTCGGGGCAGGTGGATCTGGTGGTCAGTGGCTTGAACATGGCGAAGCTGCAGTCAGCGGACGCGGCGGCTGCGCTGATTGAAGAACTGCGCTATGAGCTGGAGAGCAATACTTTGCATCGCCCTGATCCGGTGATGTAA
- a CDS encoding SDR family oxidoreductase yields MSKTQLFDLDGKIAFVSGASRGIGEAIAKLLAQQGAHVIVSSRKLDGCQHVADAIIAAGGKATAIACHIGEMEQISQVFAGIKEQFGRLDILVNNAATNPQFCNVLDTDLSAFQKTVDVNIRGYFFMSVEAGKLMRENGGGSIINVASINGVSPGIFQGIYSVTKAAVINMTKVFAKECAQFGIRCNALLPGLTDTKFASALVKNEAILNTALQQIPLKRVADPSEMAGAVLYLASDASSYTTGVSLNVDGGFLS; encoded by the coding sequence ATGTCCAAGACTCAGTTGTTCGACCTCGACGGCAAGATCGCTTTCGTTTCCGGCGCCAGCCGCGGCATCGGTGAAGCCATCGCCAAACTGCTGGCCCAGCAAGGCGCCCATGTGATCGTGTCGAGCCGCAAGCTCGATGGCTGCCAGCACGTGGCCGACGCGATCATCGCCGCCGGCGGCAAAGCCACTGCCATCGCATGCCACATCGGTGAAATGGAACAGATCAGCCAGGTCTTCGCCGGCATCAAGGAACAGTTCGGGCGCCTGGACATCCTGGTCAACAACGCCGCGACCAACCCACAGTTCTGCAACGTGCTGGACACCGACCTCAGCGCCTTCCAGAAAACCGTCGACGTGAACATTCGCGGCTACTTCTTCATGTCGGTGGAAGCCGGCAAGCTGATGCGCGAAAACGGGGGCGGCAGCATCATCAACGTCGCTTCGATCAACGGCGTTTCGCCGGGGATTTTCCAGGGCATCTATTCGGTGACCAAGGCCGCCGTGATCAACATGACCAAGGTCTTCGCCAAGGAATGCGCGCAGTTCGGCATCCGCTGCAACGCCCTGCTGCCGGGCCTGACCGACACCAAGTTCGCTTCGGCACTGGTGAAAAACGAAGCCATCCTGAACACCGCGCTGCAACAGATCCCGCTCAAGCGTGTAGCGGACCCAAGCGAAATGGCCGGCGCCGTGTTGTACCTGGCCAGCGATGCCTCCAGCTACACCACCGGCGTTTCGCTGAACGTGGATGGCGGCTTCCTTTCCTGA